The sequence CTCATCCGAGCTTCGCTCGGAATACCACATCCTCGATTCCGTGATAGTAAAGGTCGAGCGGTCCGTCTTCAAAAAAACACCGCAGTAATGGCACGCCGACGTCTGCTCCCTGCCTGCCGCCACTTCTGGGAGTTCTGGTAATCCCACGGGCTCGCGATTTCCGATTTCCGTTCGCGACCCTGTGAGGAACCACCGACCGTGCCTCGTCTGAGCCAGCACAAGACCCCGTATTTCGACGCGCTCCGGGATTACGTCGATTCCGGCACGCATTCGTTCCACACGCCCGGCCACAAGCAAGGCGCCGGCATGCACAAGCGGCTGCGCGACTTCATCGGCGACAACGTCCTGTCGATCGATCTGACGCAGATCCGCGGCCTCGACGACCTCAACCAGCCCGAAGGCCCGATCCTCGAAGCGATGCGTCTCGCCGCGCTTGCCTACGGCGCCGACTACTCGTACTTCCTGGTCAACGGGTCGACCGCCGGCAATCAGGCGATGCTCATGACCTCGCTGCGTCCTGACGACGCCGTATTGCTTCCGCGCAACAGCCACAAGTCGGCGACGAGTGCGCTCATCATGAGCGCGACGCGCCCGATCTACATGGCGCCCGAAGTCGACCACGATCTCCACGTCGACCACGCGGTGACCGCCGAGACCGTCGAGCGTTCGCTCGAGGAGCATCCGGAAGTCAAAGCGGTTTTCGTGACGAGCCCGACCTATTACGGCGCGACCGCAGACCTCAAGGCCATCGAGCAGCTCGTCCACGCGCGCGGCAAGCTGCTGCTCGTCGACGAGGCATGGGGGCCGCATCTCCATTTCCACCCCGAGCTGCCGCCGTCGGCGACATCGGTCGGCGCAGACGCGTGCGTCAACTCGACCCACAAACTGCTCGCCGGCATGAGCCAGGCGTCGATGCTCCATACGGTCGGCTCGCGCATCGACCAAGGCCGTTTGCGAAGCACGCTGCGCATCTTCCAGAGCACGAGCCCGCAGCTCGTCCTGCTCGCATCGCTCGACGTCTGCCGCATGCAGATGGCGACCGAAGGCAAAGCGCTGCTTGCCGGTGCGCTTGCGCTTGCGCGCGACGTCCGCCGGCGCCTCAACGAGATCCCCGGCGTTTACTGCATGGGACCGGATCAGATCGGCAAGCCCGGCGTCGCGGGATACGACGAGACGCGCATCGTCATCACCGTCAAGGATCTCGGTTATACCGGATATGAAGCCGAGCGCATCCTGCGTTTGCGCTACAACGTCCAGGTCGAGCTCGCCGACCTCTTCAACGTCGTCGCGCTCGTGACGCTCGGCGATACGAAAGAATCGACCGACGCGCTGGTCAATGCGGTGCAAGAGCTCGCGCGTGAGGACCGCCCTATCGACATCTATTCGCCGACGGGCGTCCTCGAGAAACGGCTCAAGCGAGGTTCGTATAAGATCCCGCCGATACCCGAACTCGTCGTGACTCCACGGGAGGCGTTCCTGCGCGATTACGTCGAAGTCCCGTTCAAGAAAAGCGCTGGGCGCGTTTGTGCGGAGGTGGTAACGCCGTACCCCCCAGGAATCCCGATCCTCTGTCCGGGGGAACGGATCACGCAAGAGACGATCGAATATCTCCGGTTGGAGCTCAAAGCCGGCGTCCACATCCAAGGGCCCGTGGACAAGAAACTGGGCATGATCCGGGTGCTTCCGTGATCGGCCCGCGTCACATGAGGTGACTACTTGAAAGAGGACCTAGCCCAGATACCGTCGGGCGAATGGGAACTCGACGCCCTGCTCGACATCTTCCCTCCCGCCATCCGACAAGCGCTCGTCCACCTCCCGAACCTCCACGATCTCATCGAAGTCATCCTCGATCTCGGGCGTCTTCCCGAAGCGCGCTTCCCGAACGACTATTGCTATCTCGCGCAGACGCCCGTGACCGCCGACGACATCGCCGCGGTCGTCGCGAAAGTCGGCGAGTTCGGTAAAGACAACCGCGCGGGCATCGAGCAGACGCTCCACCGCATCTCATGTCTGCGCAACCGGAGCGGAAAGATCATCGGCCTCACGTGCCGCGTCGGGCGCGCGGTCTACGGTACGATCGATATCATCCTCGACGTCGTGCGCGCCGGCAAGTCGATCCTACTCCTCGGCAAGCCCGGCGTCGGCAAGACGACGATGCTGCGTGAAGTCGCGCGCGTGCTTTCGGGGGATCTTCGCAAGCGCGTCGTCATCGTCGACACGAGCAATGAGATCGCCGGCGACGGCGACGTGCCGCACGCAGGCATCGGCCACGCACGCCGGCTCCAAGTGGACGTCCCGATCAACCAGCATGCGGTCATGATCGAAGCGGTCGAGAACCACATGCCCGAAGTCATCGTCATCGACGAGATCGGCACCGAAGCCGAAG comes from Candidatus Eremiobacteraceae bacterium and encodes:
- a CDS encoding aminotransferase class I/II-fold pyridoxal phosphate-dependent enzyme, which translates into the protein MPRLSQHKTPYFDALRDYVDSGTHSFHTPGHKQGAGMHKRLRDFIGDNVLSIDLTQIRGLDDLNQPEGPILEAMRLAALAYGADYSYFLVNGSTAGNQAMLMTSLRPDDAVLLPRNSHKSATSALIMSATRPIYMAPEVDHDLHVDHAVTAETVERSLEEHPEVKAVFVTSPTYYGATADLKAIEQLVHARGKLLLVDEAWGPHLHFHPELPPSATSVGADACVNSTHKLLAGMSQASMLHTVGSRIDQGRLRSTLRIFQSTSPQLVLLASLDVCRMQMATEGKALLAGALALARDVRRRLNEIPGVYCMGPDQIGKPGVAGYDETRIVITVKDLGYTGYEAERILRLRYNVQVELADLFNVVALVTLGDTKESTDALVNAVQELAREDRPIDIYSPTGVLEKRLKRGSYKIPPIPELVVTPREAFLRDYVEVPFKKSAGRVCAEVVTPYPPGIPILCPGERITQETIEYLRLELKAGVHIQGPVDKKLGMIRVLP